A window of Gopherus evgoodei ecotype Sinaloan lineage unplaced genomic scaffold, rGopEvg1_v1.p scaffold_57_arrow_ctg1, whole genome shotgun sequence genomic DNA:
TCGCCCGCCACCAGGGGCTCCCGGAAGCTCACCCGGGGAGCGGCACCCCGGGGgaagctcccctcccccgctgccacccccccaccctccaggggGGGGCCCTGGCTGAGCCGGGGGGAGACTGAGAGCTTGGAGGCGGAGCTGCTGGTCCAGTCCGACCCCTTGGCTGGGGCCAGGCCCAGCTCGGGCATGGAGTGTCGGTGGGGCACACCGCGGTGGAAGCAAGACTCGGAACCTGTGGGGGGACACACAGGGGGGTGTTAGAGACAGGAGCTGCCATGCCACCTGCCTCCCCCCCGCCAGGATCCCCCCCACATCTGCGCACCCCCCGCCGCCCGCCTCCCCCTCCGCTGGGATCCCTCCCCATCTGCACACCCCTCGCCGCCCGCCTCCCACCCCACTGGGATTCCCCCCCCCATCTGCACACCTCTCGCCTCCCCCCCACTGGGATCCCTTCCCATCTGCACACCCCTCGCcgcctgcctcccaccccactggGATTCCCCCCCCATCTGCGCAcctcccgcctcccccccacTGGGATCCCTCCCCATCTGCACACCCCTCGCCGCCCGCCTCCCACCCCACTGGGATTCCCCCCCCATCTGCACAcctcccgcctcccccccacTGGGATCCCTCCCCATCTGCACACCCCTCGCCGCCCGCCTCCCCCCCACTGGGATTTCCCCCCCCATCTGAACACCTCCCGCCTCCCTCCCACTGGGATCCCTCCCCATCTGCACACCCCTCGCCGCCCGCCTCCCCCCCACTGGGATTCCCCCCCCATCTGCGCAcctcccgcctcccccccacTGGGATCCCTCCCCATCTgcacccccccgccaccccctccACCAGGATCCCCCCCATCTGCACACCCCCCAccgcctgcctccccccccactgGGATCCCCATCTGCACACCCCATGTCAcctgcctccccccacactgGGACCCCTCTCCAGTCtcacctccttcctcctcctccaggggtCCCGGGCAGGTGGAGGTGCCCCGTGAGGTGCATCCAGCCGGCTCGCCCCCCTCCTCCGCTCCAGGGGTTCTGCTCCAGCTGCGGCGCCCGCCAGGGTTCATGCCCCGGGCCGGGGCAGGGCGATCAGCGAAGGAGATGGAGCGGGCGACGGTGGGATGGCGGGGGGGTGCCCGGCGCCCGTCCTGGGGGCGGAGGCCATGGAGAGCCGAGTCGCAGGAGTCTGAGGCGCTGGCCTCATCCCCACCGAGGCTGCAGCCCCGGGAGCAGAAGATCTGCCCCCCCTTGGGCAGGAAGGGTTTGCCCAGCAGTGGCAGCCGGCAGCGGGTGCAGCAGAAGCAGGCGTCAGTGGCGTGCCAGTGCTGGCCCTCGTACGTCATCTGGCCCTGGTTGATGCCTGCAGGGGGCAAAGATGGGGACACAACGTCacccaggactccagggttccattccgactctgggaggggagagggggctggaacagggggctgggagccaggactcctgggttctattccggctctgggaggggagagggggctggaacagggggctgggagccaggactcctgggttctattccggctctgggaggggagagggggctggaacagggggctgggagccaggactcctgggttctattttgaTGCCGGGGTGCACCTTacacctcccccacacactccccaAGCAGCTGCTCTCCTGCTTCATGAATCCCTGCTTGCCTGGGTCCTCCTGCTGCCCGGACCCCTGGGTCCCTCACTCTCCATTGTCCCCAGATACCAGGTCTCCCCATTCTCCATGGTCCCTGGATGCCAGGTCCCCCTGGACACTAGGGTTGCCCTGCTCTCCAGGTCCCCAGACAGCAGGTCTCCCTGCTTCCCAGATGCCCAGGTCCCCCTGCTCTCCATGGTTCCTGTACACCAGGTTCCCCCACTGCCCGGTGTAGCCCAtggggttactttccttgcttcCTATATTATATAATCTGTTTGGCTTTTTTAATCGGTTTGATCAATTATATGATTTCGGTTTTTCCATTTCAGCAGCCACTATCTCATCCTACTCGGCTGTAACGCAAGAAACCTGCAGGCCTGTATCCTGTCTGATTAGCTACAGCGAGCTAGCGCAGTGCCTGTAATCTTGGGCCTAGAGATAAATGGCCCATCGGTTACCCCttgtgactctgaatggggaaccaAATGTGTTTACCAAAACTCTGGGAATGACCGGTAACCGCAAGGGCATGGAAGTAACAGCTCAGGCCAAAGGAAACGCTTTCGAGAACGAGCTACGTAGGACTATGTGAGAACGTGCCAGCCCGTGGAGTGAGCATCCCCTAAGATTTATCCGGGAGAGGAGATCAGATCAGGGCATGGACGGCTGGGCACAGACACGGATACTCTGGTTAGTGCCAGGACGCTGCAAGAGAGCAAAGCGCCAGATGACATCTTTGGGCCTCTGTCATTCGGAGCTTTAGTTACTCGCTCGTTTACCTCAATGTAGCCTGATTTTGGGACAGTATCTGCGGGTCAGATCACTAGTGAGCCTACAATAAATCAGCCCTATATAATCAGGTTAACACCAGACGCCGGGGTCCCCCCGCTCTCCACGgtccccagaccccagctccccctgcggcccggacgccggggtcccCCGTACCGATGGGCTCCCCACAGGCGTCACAGTACTCGGCGTAGAGGGCCTGGTAGCAGCGGCAGCAGTAGGGGCGGCTCTGGCGCATGACGTAACGCTGCCCGCCCAGCGCCTCCTCGCACTCGAAGCAGCAGAAATGGCGCATGTGCCAGTGACGGCCCTCGGCCTCCGTGCACTCGTCGGCAAAGatgatctggggggagggggagagatggagGCACGTCCTTCTGACCCCCTGTGGGGACCACCTCAGATTCCCCCCCAGTtcaccctcccagaccccacaatCCCATCCACAGAGAACCCATCTGGACCACCAGATCCCCTCCACcatcctcctgccccctgccacctccAGAGCCCCTCTGTATTGGCCCCCCGGGCCCCAGCCTCCCAGCCGGCCCGCTGCCCCTCACCTCGTCACAGGCCTGGCATCGGGGTTTGAGGTGCTCGGCGTGATGCCGCCCGCAGTAGATCTTCCCCTCCTGGTAGAAATAGATGAGATCCACGAGCAGCTCCTGGCAGGTGGTGCACTGGAAGCACTGGGGGTGCCAGCAGGCCCCGTGCCCCGCCCGGCTGGCAAAGACCGCGATGTCCCCACCACGGATCTGCTTCCCGCACTGCCTcgcagagaaagagagatgggtCACAGGGAGCCAGGCAccgggcctgtcccctctggggggcaccagctcccatccagccccagcgGGGACTGGCTCGCTCAGGGGcatggggaatggggcacagagCCTCTCCCATCTATGGGGCaccggctcccatccggccccagggcagggactggctggctcaggggggtagGGAATGGGGCAccgggcctgtcccctctggggggcacaagctcccatccggccccagggcagggactggctgagttgggggggaggaatggggcacggggcctgttccctctagggggcgccagctcccatccagccccagggcggggactggctggctcagggggtggggaatggggcacggggcctgttccctctagggggcgctagctcccatccagccccagggcggggactggctggctcaggggggtagGGAATGGGGCACCGGCCtggcccctctagggggcgctggctcccatccagccccagagcaggcaGGGGTAGGATACTGTCAGATGCTGCAATGCCCCCTCTGGCCTGTAGGTGTCACTGTTCAGCTGCTCGCTGTCAGGGCCTccaagggcagggggaggggagcccgagcTCTGGGCGGGACTTTGGGGGCAGGCTCCGCCCTTCCACACCCGACAGATGGGTCTGGGCAGCCTGGGCAGGGCTGAGTGCTCAGCATGGGATTAGAGCTGCCagcggagagaacccaggagtcctggctaccAGACCCCCCCCGGCTCTAACCAtcagcccctcctccttcccagagccgggagagaacccaggagtcctggctcccagaatgccctgctctaaccaccagaccccactcccctcccagagacagggcgagaacccaggagtcctggctcccagaatgccctgctctaaccaccagaccccactcccctcccagagccagggagagaacccaggagtcctggctcccagacccccccgGCTCTAACCAtcagcccctcctccttcccagagccgcgagagaacccaggagtcctggctcccagcccccctgccctaaccactagcccccactcctctcccacaaCTCCCTGCCTTGCCAAGGTTGGCATCCCGGCTCCCACAATACTTTGCACAGCCCACGAGGGTGGGTTCTTGCTCCCAAAATCCTACTAGGGGTAGTGGAGTGTGGGTGGGAGTGGCGAGATGGGGACAGGCAGGGGCTGTGCTGGGTACCTGCTCACAGATGGCACCAGTAATGGTGACCGGGAACAGTCGAACCGTCCCCCGCCCGAGATTCTCCCGCTTCCGCTGCTGGGAGAAAAGCTTCAGctccttcttctcttcctcctccagaggGCTGCAGTACTGAGCCTGGGACACAGAGAGACAGACTGAGACAGCaccaaaatgcagccagctctggggtggggcagctgggaaaCAGCGACACATAACGCTGCACGGGGACGGCTCGCCtggtgctgaaatgcagccagctctggggcgaAGCAACTGGAGAACAGCTGCATTTAATGCTGCATGGGGACAGCTCGCCCGGTgttgagatgcagccagctctgggccgGGACGACTGGGGAACAGCCGCACATAACGCCACACAGGGACGGCTCGCCCggtactgagatgcagccacctctggggtgaagcaACTGGGGAACAGCCGCACATCATGCTGCATGGGGACAGCtcgcccagtgctgagatgcagccagctctgaggCACAGCAGCTAGGGAACAGCTGCACATAACGCCGCATGGGGACGGctcgcccagcgctgagatgcagaCAGCTCTGGGGCGAGGCAGGTGGGGAACAGCCACACAGAGACACCATAGACCAGTCTCGGGGAGCAAGAGCGACCGAAGGAGGCCGACTGGAATCCCTTGAACTGGGATTTGGCCCAGACGCCAGGGTTTGCTCCTGGTCGCTTTGGGGAAAACATGCCAGGGGAATATTTAAGAGATCAGGATCTCATTTAGGGACACCTCCTGCAGCACGGAACCGGCCTGCCAGAGGAGGGCACCCCCTtgcccagccccccaacctgccccccagagTTGGTCCCTCACCTCGCTGTCGTGGGGGGGCAGCTGGTGCAGGAGCTGGCGGATCCGGTACCGCTCCCCAGGACTGT
This region includes:
- the PRICKLE3 gene encoding prickle planar cell polarity protein 3 isoform X1 — its product is MFTRGSRRRGSSRPSPEDADPDRGQPCHACGDQCPGFLVHGWRKICQHCKCPREEHAVRAVPVDLERMMCRLISDFQRHSISDDDSGCASEDYAWVPPGLKPEQVYQFFSCLPEDKVPYVNSPGERYRIRQLLHQLPPHDSEAQYCSPLEEEEKKELKLFSQQRKRENLGRGTVRLFPVTITGAICEQCGKQIRGGDIAVFASRAGHGACWHPQCFQCTTCQELLVDLIYFYQEGKIYCGRHHAEHLKPRCQACDEIIFADECTEAEGRHWHMRHFCCFECEEALGGQRYVMRQSRPYCCRCYQALYAEYCDACGEPIGINQGQMTYEGQHWHATDACFCCTRCRLPLLGKPFLPKGGQIFCSRGCSLGGDEASASDSCDSALHGLRPQDGRRAPPRHPTVARSISFADRPAPARGMNPGGRRSWSRTPGAEEGGEPAGCTSRGTSTCPGPLEEEEGGSESCFHRGVPHRHSMPELGLAPAKGSDWTSSSASKLSVSPRLSQGPPLEGGGVAAGEGSFPRGAAPRVSFREPLVAGEPGGPLSAQLHRRRPRARPCFSFDNALHLAGDGEPGGGLPLEEQGRGGRRLVYSASEGAFPPSHRCRYPRGRGGPWHDSSSSSSSSDSEEEGYFLGEPIPRPPHLRGGAGPPPATEAGPPRQGGGKGRQGLRAARDRSCVVA
- the PRICKLE3 gene encoding prickle planar cell polarity protein 3 isoform X2, which encodes MAESPEDADPDRGQPCHACGDQCPGFLVHGWRKICQHCKCPREEHAVRAVPVDLERMMCRLISDFQRHSISDDDSGCASEDYAWVPPGLKPEQVYQFFSCLPEDKVPYVNSPGERYRIRQLLHQLPPHDSEAQYCSPLEEEEKKELKLFSQQRKRENLGRGTVRLFPVTITGAICEQCGKQIRGGDIAVFASRAGHGACWHPQCFQCTTCQELLVDLIYFYQEGKIYCGRHHAEHLKPRCQACDEIIFADECTEAEGRHWHMRHFCCFECEEALGGQRYVMRQSRPYCCRCYQALYAEYCDACGEPIGINQGQMTYEGQHWHATDACFCCTRCRLPLLGKPFLPKGGQIFCSRGCSLGGDEASASDSCDSALHGLRPQDGRRAPPRHPTVARSISFADRPAPARGMNPGGRRSWSRTPGAEEGGEPAGCTSRGTSTCPGPLEEEEGGSESCFHRGVPHRHSMPELGLAPAKGSDWTSSSASKLSVSPRLSQGPPLEGGGVAAGEGSFPRGAAPRVSFREPLVAGEPGGPLSAQLHRRRPRARPCFSFDNALHLAGDGEPGGGLPLEEQGRGGRRLVYSASEGAFPPSHRCRYPRGRGGPWHDSSSSSSSSDSEEEGYFLGEPIPRPPHLRGGAGPPPATEAGPPRQGGGKGRQGLRAARDRSCVVA
- the PRICKLE3 gene encoding prickle planar cell polarity protein 3 isoform X3, producing the protein MPRVWGPVSRLPGARMEICQHCKCPREEHAVRAVPVDLERMMCRLISDFQRHSISDDDSGCASEDYAWVPPGLKPEQVYQFFSCLPEDKVPYVNSPGERYRIRQLLHQLPPHDSEAQYCSPLEEEEKKELKLFSQQRKRENLGRGTVRLFPVTITGAICEQCGKQIRGGDIAVFASRAGHGACWHPQCFQCTTCQELLVDLIYFYQEGKIYCGRHHAEHLKPRCQACDEIIFADECTEAEGRHWHMRHFCCFECEEALGGQRYVMRQSRPYCCRCYQALYAEYCDACGEPIGINQGQMTYEGQHWHATDACFCCTRCRLPLLGKPFLPKGGQIFCSRGCSLGGDEASASDSCDSALHGLRPQDGRRAPPRHPTVARSISFADRPAPARGMNPGGRRSWSRTPGAEEGGEPAGCTSRGTSTCPGPLEEEEGGSESCFHRGVPHRHSMPELGLAPAKGSDWTSSSASKLSVSPRLSQGPPLEGGGVAAGEGSFPRGAAPRVSFREPLVAGEPGGPLSAQLHRRRPRARPCFSFDNALHLAGDGEPGGGLPLEEQGRGGRRLVYSASEGAFPPSHRCRYPRGRGGPWHDSSSSSSSSDSEEEGYFLGEPIPRPPHLRGGAGPPPATEAGPPRQGGGKGRQGLRAARDRSCVVA